In Phaseolus vulgaris cultivar G19833 chromosome 10, P. vulgaris v2.0, whole genome shotgun sequence, a single genomic region encodes these proteins:
- the LOC137817814 gene encoding uncharacterized protein: MIEESNKERRVNLDLLDEAREEARIKVEAVKRRVEHQYSSKVKPWQFQVGDLVMRKAHPYELENKLSPKWTGPFRITEAKGNGSYKLETLEGGPPSHAAGMRPI; this comes from the coding sequence ATGATAGAGGAATCCAATAAGGAAAGAAGGGTGAATCTAGACCTATTGGACGAGGCCAGAGAAGAGGCGAGGATAAAGGttgaagccgtgaagagaagagtggagcatcagtacagctctaaggtgaagccatgGCAATTCCAAGTTGGTGacctggtcatgaggaaggctcatccttatgagttggagaacaagctgtctcccaagtggaccggacctttcagaataaccgaagccAAGGGAAATGGTTCGTACAAGTTAGAGACTCTAGAGGGGGGCCCCCCatcccacgcagctggaatgcggccaatttaa
- the LOC137817815 gene encoding uncharacterized protein produces MWMTPYRRYIADGILPAEPGEGKRIKKNSARYTLVDGVLFRHGFTHPILTCVSGDECTKIMSELHEGICGNHVGGRSLASKVIRARFYWPSVREDYVRYAQRCKQC; encoded by the coding sequence ATGTGGATGACACCCTATAGGCGGTACATTGCAGATGGGATTCTCCCGGCAGAGCCTGGAGAAGGAAAgaggataaagaagaactctgcAAGGTACACTCTCGTTGATGGAGTGCTATTTAGGCATGGGTTCACGCATCCAATTCTGACATGCgtgagtggcgacgagtgtacgaAGATCATGTCAGAGCTTCACGAGGGGATTTGCGGAAAccacgtgggaggaagatcATTAGCTTCCAAGGTGATTCGTGCAAGGTTTTATTGGCCTTCAGTGAGGGAGGATTATGTAAGATATGCCCAGCGATGCAAGCAGTGTTAG